In Aurantimicrobium minutum, the following proteins share a genomic window:
- a CDS encoding LPXTG cell wall anchor domain-containing protein codes for MKSVRSMKLFALVVSAFTLAGFGVVGFAAPAAAVTCTTTYLGDGSQNNPWQIATNSQLECFAQGSSRVPAGGGDAYLVQTADFTRDSILQIDPGSGGARNFHYDGQGHSITIDGVTNFGGLFFNTNSDEIKNLTIHSNNSTLANGKGWFVWQDVNSTFTNLSSTGAISTNGGGIVGVANGSTINKSFSTGQIGFLGGGILGALSTTSTVTNSYSTGDILDSAGGIVGSNSFMAVVNSSYSLGSISSNAGGIIGRTAASVTVTNVYAAGIVSGTGAGIVAGDSLTGQVVNAYSVDGPIVGANSQPFTTTNTAVGNGYFSAVQARTVLAPLNAWGECAQVNPVGFYLTAITPVNPCTAPSPTPTPTPSPTSTTSPASLPATGTDIDAVGYLGLGAGVVLSFIAGLGLLIASRRKAADKQ; via the coding sequence ATGAAGTCTGTTCGATCGATGAAACTTTTTGCTCTGGTTGTGAGCGCCTTTACTTTGGCTGGCTTTGGCGTCGTTGGATTTGCTGCGCCTGCTGCAGCAGTAACTTGCACGACTACCTACCTCGGCGATGGTTCTCAGAACAATCCCTGGCAAATCGCCACCAATAGCCAACTTGAATGTTTCGCGCAAGGGTCGAGCAGAGTTCCTGCCGGTGGTGGTGACGCTTACTTAGTTCAAACCGCAGACTTTACGAGAGATTCAATTCTGCAGATTGATCCAGGCTCTGGCGGTGCACGGAACTTTCACTACGACGGCCAGGGGCACTCCATTACTATTGATGGAGTTACTAACTTCGGTGGGCTCTTTTTCAACACCAACAGTGATGAAATCAAAAACCTTACAATCCATTCGAACAACTCCACCCTTGCCAATGGCAAAGGCTGGTTTGTCTGGCAAGACGTCAACAGCACATTTACTAACCTCAGTTCAACAGGTGCCATCTCGACTAATGGGGGTGGAATTGTTGGGGTTGCTAATGGGTCAACGATTAATAAGTCGTTTTCAACGGGCCAAATCGGTTTTCTTGGCGGGGGCATTCTCGGTGCTTTGTCTACTACCTCTACAGTCACTAACTCATATTCCACGGGCGACATTCTCGATTCTGCTGGAGGAATAGTTGGCTCAAATAGCTTCATGGCAGTCGTGAATTCCTCATATTCCTTGGGTTCAATTAGCTCAAACGCTGGAGGAATTATCGGTCGGACCGCGGCCTCGGTAACGGTTACAAATGTTTATGCCGCTGGAATCGTTAGTGGCACTGGTGCTGGAATCGTGGCGGGTGATTCATTAACCGGCCAAGTTGTGAATGCTTATTCAGTAGATGGACCTATTGTGGGTGCAAACTCACAGCCATTCACAACCACGAATACAGCTGTGGGAAATGGATATTTCAGTGCTGTGCAAGCTCGTACAGTACTTGCGCCATTAAACGCATGGGGAGAATGTGCTCAGGTTAACCCTGTCGGTTTTTATCTCACTGCAATAACACCAGTGAACCCTTGCACGGCTCCTTCGCCAACCCCGACACCAACCCCATCACCAACTTCAACCACCTCACCTGCATCGTTACCTGCAACGGGCACAGATATTGATGCTGTGGGATATCTCGGGCTGGGTGCCGGTGTCGTTCTCTCATTCATTGCTGGTCTCGGCTTACTTATTGCATCCCGCAGGAAAGCTGCAGATAAGCAATAA
- a CDS encoding EndoU domain-containing protein, translating to MTFLDYSHVELSEEFIAHVLFGEDSDAEKGGHLFGRKRENKTEFPPSWDEEHITLALKSVLRQPHVVSFHLPRIILQKEVDGVYIELVLRATNSGLIPHSAFPIYGAGVVQNILGQQFHLPQPNSRKGK from the coding sequence ATGACATTTCTGGATTATTCACATGTGGAGCTCAGTGAGGAGTTCATTGCTCATGTTTTGTTCGGTGAAGACAGTGACGCAGAAAAAGGTGGCCATCTATTTGGCCGAAAGAGAGAAAACAAAACTGAATTTCCTCCTAGTTGGGACGAAGAGCACATCACTCTCGCCTTGAAAAGCGTTCTCAGACAGCCACACGTTGTCTCTTTTCATCTTCCACGCATTATTTTGCAGAAAGAGGTTGATGGCGTTTACATCGAACTAGTACTCAGGGCCACAAACTCAGGGCTTATTCCGCATTCAGCTTTTCCGATTTATGGCGCAGGTGTTGTTCAGAACATCTTGGGCCAGCAGTTTCATCTTCCCCAGCCCAATTCAAGGAAAGGAAAGTAA
- a CDS encoding ABC transporter ATP-binding protein, whose amino-acid sequence MSITGVRGEERSDFTKAEGKRLRQRSLALLGSLLHPVRVRVYWTLLVVVISTAAQVAGPALLALGIDQGLTQVVQNHNWLPAQLIVGAYVITAITGSTMMAVYMRSSAVISQTVLIDLRERVFQHTQNLSMSFHENYTSGRVIARQTSDIEVLRELLDGGISNLFRGVLLMLFTAGALIALDPSSAVPLLVALIPCFYLTRWFSETSKKQFREARNFSARLIVQFVETMTGIRAVKAFRREERNEQSYAVAVDDYREANRKVIRLFGTYDPGLKVIGVFTLSAVLILGSFRVVNGVMDVGVLLAAVLYTRRFFEPMEELAMFYNSFQNASSALEKVSGMLEERATVTEPEDPIALAHPQGALDFNHVRFGYNEHTVVLPDLDLHIPAGQTIALVGTTGAGKSTLAKLVARFYDPTSGTVSLDGIDLRRLSNADLRNAVTMVTQESYLFSGTVAENIALGKPGATRDEIIAATTAVGAHDFIMRLPEGYDTDVNKRGGRLSAGQRQLLSFARAFIADPTVLILDEATASLDIPSERLVQRGLQTLLSDRTAIIIAHRLSTVAIADRVLVMEHGEIIEDGTPHDLIEGEGKFASLHTAWRDSLA is encoded by the coding sequence ATGAGCATTACCGGTGTTCGCGGAGAAGAACGCTCCGACTTCACAAAAGCAGAAGGCAAGCGCTTACGTCAGCGCTCCCTAGCGCTGCTGGGTTCCCTGCTGCACCCTGTGCGGGTGCGGGTGTATTGGACGCTGCTTGTTGTTGTGATCAGCACGGCTGCCCAGGTTGCCGGTCCTGCCCTACTTGCACTCGGTATTGACCAAGGGCTTACCCAGGTGGTGCAAAACCATAACTGGCTCCCTGCACAGCTCATTGTGGGCGCCTATGTCATCACCGCCATCACTGGTTCCACCATGATGGCGGTCTATATGCGCTCCTCCGCGGTGATTAGCCAGACGGTACTGATTGATCTGCGCGAGCGTGTGTTCCAGCACACCCAAAACTTGAGCATGAGCTTCCACGAGAACTACACCTCAGGCCGGGTTATTGCCCGCCAAACCAGCGATATTGAAGTGCTGCGCGAACTTCTTGACGGTGGCATCAGCAACCTCTTTAGAGGTGTGCTGCTGATGCTCTTCACCGCAGGTGCTCTGATTGCTCTGGATCCCTCCAGTGCAGTGCCGCTGCTGGTTGCGCTCATTCCTTGCTTCTACCTGACCAGGTGGTTCTCAGAAACCTCTAAAAAGCAGTTCCGTGAAGCGCGCAACTTCTCTGCCCGGTTGATTGTTCAATTCGTGGAGACCATGACTGGTATTCGTGCGGTCAAAGCTTTCCGCCGCGAAGAACGCAACGAACAAAGCTACGCCGTTGCCGTCGACGACTACCGCGAAGCAAACAGGAAAGTTATTCGCCTGTTTGGAACCTATGACCCAGGCCTCAAAGTTATTGGTGTCTTCACTCTCTCTGCCGTATTGATCTTGGGTTCGTTCCGTGTGGTCAACGGTGTCATGGATGTGGGTGTGCTCTTGGCTGCAGTTTTGTACACCCGCCGGTTCTTTGAGCCCATGGAAGAGTTGGCCATGTTCTACAACTCCTTCCAGAATGCCTCCTCAGCACTAGAGAAAGTCTCGGGCATGCTCGAAGAGCGTGCCACCGTGACCGAACCCGAAGACCCCATTGCTCTTGCCCACCCCCAAGGTGCGTTGGATTTCAACCACGTGCGCTTTGGCTACAACGAGCACACCGTGGTGTTGCCAGATCTGGACCTGCACATTCCTGCTGGCCAAACCATTGCTTTGGTGGGCACCACCGGTGCCGGTAAATCAACACTGGCCAAGCTGGTGGCCCGCTTCTATGACCCCACCTCAGGAACCGTCAGCTTGGACGGCATTGACTTACGTCGCCTGAGCAATGCAGACCTGCGCAATGCCGTAACCATGGTGACCCAAGAGTCGTATTTGTTCTCGGGAACCGTTGCCGAGAACATTGCCTTGGGTAAGCCCGGTGCCACCAGAGACGAGATCATTGCGGCCACCACTGCCGTCGGTGCCCATGATTTCATCATGCGACTGCCCGAAGGCTATGACACCGATGTGAATAAGCGCGGTGGTCGCCTCTCGGCAGGACAGCGCCAGTTGCTCTCCTTTGCCCGCGCATTTATTGCAGACCCCACCGTCTTGATCTTGGATGAGGCAACCGCTTCCTTGGATATCCCCAGCGAACGCTTGGTGCAGCGAGGCTTACAAACCTTGCTCTCTGATCGCACCGCCATCATCATTGCCCACCGCCTGTCGACGGTGGCCATTGCTGACCGAGTTCTTGTGATGGAACACGGTGAAATCATCGAAGATGGCACACCTCATGACCTCATTGAGGGTGAAGGTAAGTTCGCCAGCTTGCACACCGCTTGGCGGGATTCTCTGGCTTAG
- a CDS encoding TM0106 family RecB-like putative nuclease, with amino-acid sequence MQQLEDGRIIFSASDLTSAAECEWGLVRKLDKLLGHDIVVPESDDPMMKRAGKLGDVHEQKMLDSLIEQFPSGVASFERPSYNDPENPWLEQMQAVSEATLEALRSKTPVVFQGAFFDGNFQGFADFLILNSANEYEVNDTKLARKAKITALIQLAAYADQLRKNGIATSNKVHLLLGDGKTSTHDLRDILPVFLKRRDHLLDMIEERRVHRQQGGEASPWNDPLYSACGSCAVCEPNVKLFDDVLQVAGLRMSQRAKLRAAGIETMTELASTSIHQVPGISDRTFAGLKAQAQLQVETRESATPEMPIYRIYDSSALSALPKPSPGDIFFDFEGDPLYQEGNLWNLDYLFGFVDDKNAFVPLWAHNHAQEKEALIRFLDIVRERRKQYPDMHIYHYAAYERTHLLMLAARYGVGEAFVDELLVDHVLVDLFPIVKRSMRVGSYSYSLKKLEPLYMKDDERDGVATAADSVIEYANYCQLVAEGHMAEAQAKLDDIGRYNAYDCRSTLALRNWLWGIAQEKGVTPIPPKSIELKEAQESTDPLYDSLMGLIQDIPLSERTPDHTAVALTAAAIDFHRRENKSFWWAHYNRLETPVEDWEDTRDVFIIDSHEVITDWHTTSPRQKKQRRHLLLRTTPGPGSKLTENAMVFMVYPSDALAIPESSNPAAMRTVQLKVLEVLSESEFIVEETQREGEPNHDHTPLALTPGTPPDTTRLATAITEWGAELLESYPRMPENASMDILRRISPRGPELTPIQNGETYQAIRDSLLAQKNSYVAVQGPPGAGKSFNGGLVIADLVNLHGWKVGVVGQSHATVENLLRSVNKAGVPSGLIAKAPRTGVKTHEVAALPDTTWTPLEKEKFADFLAQPGGGVIGGTAWDFANESRVMRGQLDLLVIDEAGQYSLANTIAASVSAKRLLLLGDPQQLPQVTQGTHPEPIDGSALGWLTGEAEVIPSELGYFLDTSWRMHSNVCSVVSELSYDGKLTSHPSDRHLEGVKPGFYPTPVFHMNNSTDSLEEADVVVELVQSLLSKIWNDGKKSMPLKEANENVIVVAPYNAQVNLIRNKLDALGLNDIRVGTVDKFQGQEAAIAIVSLAASSAVDVPRGIEFLLMQNRLNVAISRAKWAAYLVYSPELTEFLPTNVRDLKLLSRFITLTNQ; translated from the coding sequence ATGCAACAACTCGAAGACGGCCGAATTATTTTTTCGGCAAGTGATCTGACTTCTGCTGCAGAGTGTGAGTGGGGGCTTGTTCGTAAGCTCGACAAGTTGCTTGGTCACGACATAGTGGTGCCAGAGTCTGACGACCCCATGATGAAGCGTGCGGGAAAACTCGGAGATGTTCACGAGCAAAAGATGCTCGACTCATTGATAGAGCAGTTCCCCTCAGGGGTAGCGAGCTTCGAGCGACCCAGTTACAACGATCCCGAAAACCCATGGCTAGAGCAGATGCAAGCGGTAAGCGAGGCAACTCTTGAGGCACTGCGTTCAAAGACTCCTGTTGTTTTTCAAGGGGCGTTTTTCGACGGCAACTTCCAGGGCTTTGCAGACTTTCTTATTCTGAACTCTGCGAATGAATATGAGGTCAATGACACCAAACTTGCTCGAAAAGCAAAGATCACTGCATTGATTCAGCTTGCAGCCTATGCAGATCAGTTGCGTAAAAACGGTATTGCAACTTCGAACAAGGTTCACCTTTTATTAGGAGACGGCAAGACAAGTACTCATGACCTTAGGGATATCCTCCCCGTTTTCCTTAAGCGTCGCGATCATCTGCTTGACATGATTGAGGAACGTCGTGTTCATCGCCAACAGGGCGGGGAAGCCTCACCCTGGAACGATCCGCTTTACTCGGCATGTGGAAGTTGTGCCGTATGTGAACCCAATGTGAAGTTGTTCGATGATGTACTCCAGGTTGCTGGCCTCCGTATGTCGCAGCGGGCCAAGCTTCGTGCAGCTGGAATCGAGACGATGACAGAACTTGCATCGACCTCAATTCATCAAGTCCCTGGAATCTCCGACCGAACTTTTGCTGGGCTCAAAGCACAAGCGCAGTTGCAGGTTGAAACGAGAGAGTCAGCCACTCCAGAGATGCCGATTTATCGAATTTATGATTCTTCGGCGCTTTCGGCACTTCCCAAGCCAAGCCCAGGGGATATCTTTTTTGACTTTGAAGGGGACCCTCTTTATCAAGAAGGCAACCTTTGGAACCTCGATTATCTCTTTGGATTTGTTGATGACAAGAATGCATTTGTTCCGCTCTGGGCGCATAACCATGCCCAAGAGAAGGAGGCTCTCATCCGCTTCCTTGACATTGTCCGCGAACGTCGCAAGCAATACCCTGACATGCACATCTATCACTATGCGGCATATGAGCGCACCCATCTTCTGATGCTGGCGGCTCGCTACGGCGTGGGTGAAGCCTTCGTCGATGAGCTTTTAGTCGACCACGTCTTGGTAGATCTGTTTCCCATTGTGAAGAGATCTATGCGGGTGGGTAGCTACAGCTATTCACTGAAGAAACTTGAACCTTTATATATGAAGGACGACGAACGAGATGGCGTTGCCACCGCAGCCGACTCCGTCATTGAGTACGCCAATTATTGTCAGCTTGTCGCAGAAGGTCACATGGCAGAGGCGCAAGCCAAGCTCGACGATATCGGTAGATACAACGCCTACGACTGCCGTTCGACTTTAGCCCTACGAAATTGGTTATGGGGGATAGCCCAAGAAAAAGGGGTTACCCCCATTCCTCCCAAGTCAATTGAACTCAAAGAAGCTCAAGAATCAACGGATCCGCTCTACGACTCATTGATGGGTCTCATTCAAGACATCCCGCTCTCGGAAAGAACACCTGACCACACTGCTGTAGCACTCACTGCTGCCGCCATTGATTTTCATAGACGAGAGAACAAGTCGTTCTGGTGGGCCCACTACAACCGTCTCGAAACCCCTGTTGAAGACTGGGAAGATACACGTGATGTTTTCATCATTGACAGCCATGAGGTAATTACTGACTGGCACACTACTTCACCACGACAAAAGAAACAACGGAGACATTTACTCCTTCGCACTACACCCGGTCCAGGAAGCAAACTCACCGAAAATGCAATGGTTTTCATGGTGTACCCCTCTGATGCACTCGCCATCCCTGAATCATCCAACCCTGCTGCAATGCGCACCGTTCAATTAAAAGTTCTTGAGGTGCTGAGTGAATCAGAGTTCATTGTGGAAGAAACCCAGCGTGAGGGTGAACCTAACCACGATCACACACCACTCGCACTTACTCCTGGCACTCCTCCGGACACGACAAGGTTAGCTACCGCAATTACAGAGTGGGGTGCTGAGCTTCTTGAGTCCTATCCGCGCATGCCAGAAAACGCATCCATGGATATTCTGCGCAGAATTTCTCCTCGAGGGCCTGAACTTACGCCAATCCAGAACGGTGAAACATATCAAGCAATCCGTGACAGCCTTCTTGCCCAAAAGAACTCATATGTTGCGGTTCAAGGGCCTCCCGGAGCTGGGAAGTCATTTAACGGTGGGCTTGTTATAGCTGACTTAGTCAATCTTCACGGTTGGAAGGTGGGTGTTGTCGGTCAATCTCACGCCACTGTTGAAAATCTTCTTCGAAGTGTCAATAAAGCAGGTGTGCCATCGGGATTAATTGCCAAAGCCCCACGCACAGGTGTGAAGACCCATGAGGTTGCCGCACTTCCTGACACAACTTGGACGCCACTCGAGAAAGAGAAATTTGCGGATTTCCTTGCCCAACCTGGCGGCGGTGTTATCGGAGGAACCGCGTGGGACTTCGCCAATGAATCCAGAGTCATGCGTGGGCAACTTGACCTGCTCGTCATTGATGAAGCAGGTCAGTACTCCTTAGCAAACACAATTGCAGCATCAGTTTCTGCAAAGCGGTTGCTCTTGTTAGGCGATCCACAGCAGCTACCCCAAGTAACGCAGGGGACTCACCCTGAACCTATTGATGGTTCCGCTCTTGGCTGGCTTACGGGGGAAGCTGAAGTCATTCCATCAGAACTGGGTTACTTCCTTGATACAAGTTGGAGAATGCACAGCAACGTCTGTTCTGTAGTGTCTGAGCTCTCCTATGACGGAAAGCTGACTTCCCATCCAAGTGATAGGCACCTTGAGGGGGTAAAGCCCGGTTTCTACCCCACGCCTGTATTCCACATGAATAATTCCACCGATTCACTGGAGGAAGCAGATGTAGTTGTTGAACTTGTTCAGTCACTACTATCCAAGATCTGGAATGACGGCAAGAAGTCAATGCCGCTTAAAGAGGCAAATGAGAACGTCATTGTTGTTGCTCCCTACAACGCCCAGGTAAACCTAATCAGGAACAAGCTTGATGCTCTTGGCCTAAATGACATTCGAGTGGGGACTGTAGATAAGTTTCAAGGGCAAGAGGCAGCTATCGCTATTGTTTCCCTGGCCGCCTCATCTGCAGTAGATGTCCCACGCGGAATTGAGTTCTTACTCATGCAGAACCGTCTGAATGTAGCAATCTCACGTGCGAAGTGGGCTGCATATTTGGTTTACTCACCAGAGCTCACTGAATTTCTCCCCACTAACGTACGAGATCTCAAGTTGCTAAGCAGGTTTATTACTCTTACAAATCAATGA
- a CDS encoding EndoU domain-containing protein — protein MVFESFAHVPVTEELLRHVWEGEEDPSQGGHRYGLGREGKTEFPPWWDLAMVQMSIESVLNLPQLVVHMGNDILLAREVGKVIVIVKLKRLGNRVKISTAFPDSGTGVVRTSRGLRKEIPLNNYRWEA, from the coding sequence ATGGTTTTCGAATCCTTTGCGCATGTTCCTGTTACCGAGGAACTCCTTCGGCACGTGTGGGAGGGGGAAGAAGATCCCTCACAGGGCGGACATCGCTACGGGTTAGGGCGGGAAGGAAAGACAGAGTTTCCGCCATGGTGGGATCTTGCAATGGTGCAGATGTCCATAGAATCCGTGCTTAATTTGCCGCAGCTTGTAGTGCACATGGGGAATGACATTTTGCTAGCTAGAGAAGTGGGGAAGGTGATTGTCATCGTGAAGCTCAAGAGATTAGGTAACCGGGTGAAAATCTCCACGGCATTTCCTGATTCTGGAACAGGAGTTGTGCGAACTAGCAGGGGATTGCGCAAAGAAATTCCCCTCAACAATTACCGCTGGGAGGCGTAA
- a CDS encoding EndoU domain-containing protein, with protein sequence MVFESFAHVPVTEELLRHVWEGEVDPTKGGHRFGLGREGKTEFPQDWDLAMVEQAIHAVLEHPQSIRVRGSELSCLRVVREVMVKVILRSNAQGLFIHSVYPVCGEGVVTNFYGKAVSVPLDLSKLEF encoded by the coding sequence ATGGTTTTCGAATCCTTTGCGCATGTTCCTGTTACGGAAGAACTCCTTCGGCACGTGTGGGAGGGGGAAGTAGATCCCACCAAAGGTGGGCATCGTTTTGGGTTAGGGCGAGAAGGAAAAACCGAGTTTCCTCAGGATTGGGATCTTGCCATGGTGGAACAAGCCATACACGCAGTATTGGAACATCCACAGAGCATCCGCGTTAGAGGAAGCGAGCTCAGTTGCCTCAGAGTAGTGAGAGAAGTAATGGTCAAAGTTATTCTCAGATCAAACGCCCAAGGCCTATTTATTCACTCCGTTTATCCAGTTTGTGGTGAAGGTGTTGTCACAAACTTCTACGGCAAAGCTGTTTCGGTGCCTCTCGATTTATCAAAATTGGAGTTTTAG
- a CDS encoding zinc ribbon domain-containing protein: MRTLKYVHTLQDNVFILLIPEGISEDQIQISAKTENLDISFASDWRDETIIFELGHFIDLDGLQSDYGSHNRPGFQLKAFKQEFEISAYIDVEDHYTNEQLLDAAEMGYVTFTAENNVEVIDEICTVSDWLYPVESENQQISNFIFCPNCGKKFVQSTASFCSECGSKLNLD, from the coding sequence TTGAGAACACTCAAATATGTTCACACTCTTCAAGACAACGTTTTTATCTTGTTAATCCCGGAGGGTATTTCCGAAGATCAGATTCAGATTTCTGCAAAAACCGAGAACTTGGATATTTCATTCGCATCGGATTGGAGAGATGAAACCATCATCTTTGAGCTAGGCCACTTCATTGATTTAGATGGCTTACAGTCCGATTATGGTAGCCACAATCGACCCGGCTTCCAGCTCAAAGCTTTCAAACAAGAATTTGAAATATCGGCGTATATAGATGTGGAAGATCATTACACGAATGAACAATTACTTGACGCTGCAGAAATGGGCTATGTAACTTTCACTGCAGAAAACAATGTAGAAGTAATTGACGAAATCTGCACAGTTTCAGATTGGCTTTACCCAGTCGAGTCGGAAAATCAACAAATTTCCAACTTTATTTTTTGCCCTAATTGTGGCAAAAAGTTTGTGCAATCAACCGCATCTTTTTGCTCCGAATGCGGAAGCAAATTGAATTTGGATTAA
- a CDS encoding BspA family leucine-rich repeat surface protein, whose amino-acid sequence MSPRGFRRLCAVGAALFSALFVVVFGGVVPAHAAPANQMQLEFQTTQWNENISVYLGGELTNVVINWGDLDADPSSPDVIQNVTDQGPGSGDITLTQSPLYDGTFVVTITATKLERFGKCLGGSDTTLTKVLSWGDFGMTSLRCGFDHRSELRQVPATLPATVTDLSNAFSYANGFNQDISGWNTSNVTNMSHMFESAVSFNRSLATWNISNVTNMTDMFKKVGFYSMSNENYSSTLVGWGSQSVMPNVNLGAVSTQAVTCDAVNARATLLASPNNWTISDVAPTISCPTNNNQNNNQNNSGSSGAAAAELAQTGSPVNGYSVFAWLLVILGTLVLVSPRLLKKFNQ is encoded by the coding sequence ATGAGTCCTCGTGGTTTTAGACGTTTATGTGCTGTGGGGGCAGCATTATTCTCTGCATTATTTGTTGTGGTTTTTGGTGGGGTTGTTCCAGCTCATGCCGCTCCTGCGAATCAGATGCAGCTCGAGTTTCAAACAACCCAATGGAATGAAAACATCAGTGTTTATCTCGGAGGAGAGCTAACAAACGTCGTTATCAACTGGGGTGATTTAGATGCAGATCCATCCAGTCCTGACGTTATTCAAAATGTGACTGATCAAGGTCCTGGTTCTGGAGATATCACCCTCACCCAATCTCCTCTTTATGACGGAACTTTTGTAGTCACAATCACAGCAACAAAGTTGGAACGTTTTGGTAAATGCCTCGGTGGTTCCGACACAACCCTGACAAAAGTATTGAGCTGGGGAGACTTTGGCATGACGAGTTTGCGCTGTGGTTTTGATCACCGCAGTGAACTCAGACAAGTTCCGGCAACTCTTCCTGCCACGGTGACGGATCTCAGTAATGCATTTTCATATGCAAATGGATTCAACCAGGACATCAGCGGATGGAACACCAGCAACGTCACCAACATGTCACACATGTTTGAGTCCGCTGTGAGCTTCAATAGGTCACTTGCTACTTGGAACATTTCAAACGTCACAAATATGACTGACATGTTCAAAAAGGTTGGGTTCTATTCAATGTCGAATGAGAACTACTCCAGCACACTCGTTGGATGGGGTTCGCAGAGTGTGATGCCGAATGTGAATCTTGGTGCAGTCTCGACCCAAGCGGTCACTTGTGACGCAGTGAATGCCCGAGCCACATTATTAGCAAGTCCGAACAACTGGACTATTTCAGATGTTGCGCCAACCATTTCCTGCCCGACAAATAACAATCAGAACAACAACCAAAACAACTCTGGTTCTTCTGGTGCTGCCGCTGCAGAGCTTGCTCAAACGGGTTCTCCGGTAAACGGATACTCTGTGTTCGCATGGCTCCTGGTTATCTTGGGCACACTCGTCCTGGTATCACCAAGACTGCTCAAGAAATTCAATCAGTAG
- a CDS encoding protein kinase domain-containing protein, protein MASMSFDKWLLNQGHLGSWTLKHKLGSGAFGVVFKAEKNDINNTKRIAAIKVMSPETHGKKDLEATFKHEFNVLSKLNSPYVPSVLDSGVALFNNGETPVELMWFAMEFIEGGNLQDELNQHGALNDTEWLELSHDLLSALQAIHEKEIIHRDVKPGNIARFSRRTILVDFGLASFVDIDDPGDELFASTPAYGAPEQQDGSDPSLLQYPVDLFAAGVTLAFAATQKLPWEAPTKTEVENFVKANPQLAKQVPPERIFHVAWLAKKMSEAPRLEGLTPLQKSIIEPMLAVNPALRGTAAQHLATVQRHLPQGSSRKGTAPANFRVPGKAKAEKVKRNVEGVASQVNAINDYVAKTPPAQRNFITVWAFAMFLGFFGVDRFYLGKIWTGVLKLLTFGGYGIWVLVDVIMLMLNKTRDKWDRELLDYEKHSKFVKIWSVPILVGLWIALNVFSQVSPRS, encoded by the coding sequence ATGGCGAGCATGTCATTTGATAAGTGGCTTCTCAATCAAGGACATCTTGGTAGTTGGACGCTCAAGCACAAGTTAGGCAGTGGCGCTTTCGGTGTCGTTTTCAAAGCTGAGAAAAACGACATCAATAACACCAAGCGCATAGCCGCCATTAAGGTCATGTCACCAGAAACACATGGCAAAAAAGACCTGGAAGCAACTTTCAAACACGAGTTCAATGTCCTCAGTAAACTCAACAGCCCCTACGTCCCCTCCGTTTTAGACAGCGGTGTTGCCCTGTTCAACAATGGTGAAACACCGGTTGAACTGATGTGGTTTGCTATGGAGTTCATTGAGGGTGGAAACCTTCAAGATGAACTCAACCAGCACGGTGCTTTGAATGACACGGAATGGTTGGAGCTTTCTCACGATCTTTTGTCGGCCCTTCAGGCAATTCACGAGAAAGAGATCATTCACCGAGACGTCAAGCCAGGAAATATTGCGCGCTTCTCCAGACGAACCATCCTTGTGGACTTCGGATTAGCGTCTTTTGTCGATATTGATGATCCGGGAGATGAACTGTTTGCATCAACTCCGGCATATGGTGCTCCTGAGCAACAGGACGGCAGTGACCCATCTCTTCTTCAATATCCTGTGGATCTATTTGCAGCTGGAGTTACGCTTGCATTTGCTGCTACACAAAAACTTCCCTGGGAAGCACCGACCAAAACGGAAGTTGAAAACTTCGTTAAGGCTAACCCCCAGCTAGCGAAGCAAGTACCACCAGAGAGAATATTTCATGTTGCCTGGCTAGCAAAGAAAATGTCGGAGGCACCCAGGCTTGAGGGGCTTACTCCCCTGCAAAAGTCGATAATCGAACCGATGTTAGCTGTGAACCCTGCTCTACGAGGCACTGCAGCACAGCACTTGGCCACTGTGCAGCGCCACTTGCCACAAGGATCCTCGCGAAAAGGCACAGCTCCTGCAAACTTCAGAGTTCCCGGAAAAGCAAAAGCAGAGAAGGTCAAACGAAACGTTGAAGGTGTTGCCTCACAGGTCAACGCAATAAATGACTACGTCGCGAAGACTCCCCCAGCGCAACGTAACTTCATCACCGTATGGGCATTTGCGATGTTCCTTGGTTTCTTTGGAGTAGACCGTTTTTATCTAGGAAAGATCTGGACGGGAGTCCTGAAACTCCTTACGTTCGGTGGATATGGAATTTGGGTACTCGTCGATGTGATTATGTTGATGCTCAACAAGACCAGAGATAAGTGGGATAGGGAACTTCTCGACTATGAAAAGCACAGCAAGTTTGTGAAAATCTGGAGTGTTCCTATCCTGGTTGGTTTGTGGATTGCCTTGAACGTGTTCTCCCAGGTTTCTCCGAGGAGCTAA